The sequence GCAGATATTGGTGCAGGGACGGGTTATCTCAGTTTCCCCATGGCACAGTTATTAACAAAAGGTAAGGTGCTGGCTGTGGATATTCAGCCGGAAATGTTGGAGATTATGGAATTTTTTAAACAAGAGAAACAGATTACTAACATTGAAACTGTTTTGGCTTCCCCAACTCATCCCAACCTCCCAGATGCAAGCATTGATTTAGCGCTGATGGTTGATGCTTACCATGAATTAGAGTATCCCCAAGAAGTGATGCAAGGGATTGTGAAAGCGTTAAAACCTGGTGGTCGGGTAGTGTTAGTTGAATATCGGGGAGAAAATCCTTTTATTATGATTAAACGCCTGCATAAAATGAATCAAAAGCAAGTGCGTCGAGAAATGCAAGCGGTGGGTTTGGTGTGGCGAGAAACCAAAAACTTGTTACCTCAGCAGCATTTAATGGTGTTTGTAAAGAAGAAAGGGTGAACAACCGTTTAATTAAGGGCGAACAACCGTCATTGGTGTCAACTTAAGCCACAGATTGCTTAAATGCTTGGCTTTCATACCCGCCTGGGAATGAATTCCCAGGCTAATAGCTTAAGTCTACTGAAGTAGACTAGGGATCTGTGAGAATTTGTAGTCATCTTGAGATGACTTTTGCTATGAGACTCAGAATTCATTCTGAGGCGGGACAAGGGTTTTGCGTTAAGTTGACACGTATGAACAACCGTTCGCCCCTACCAATTACGAATTATGGGTATCTTGTCCATCTCCACCTACTAAAGACGCGATGGGTTGTGTTTGGTGGGCATTTTTGACGGCGAACCAGTTACTAGCGATCGGCATTCTCCAGCCTGTACCGAAGGCGCGATCGGTGATTTTTAAGCCTGGGGGCGCTTGTCGCCGCTTGAATTCGGCGCGGGCTACCATTTGGATTACTCGGTCTACGATCATGGGGTCGTGACCAGCGGCGATGATTTGCGCTGCTGATTGGTAGTCGTGAATCAGGCGCTGTAAGATGTCGTCGAGAATTTCGTATGGTGGTAGGGAGTCTTGGTCAACTTGACCGGGTTTGAGTTCGGCGCTTGGTGGTTTGGTGAGGACGTTTTGGGGGATGATTGAGCGATCGCTATTTAAATAATGGCAAAGTGAGTACACGCGGGTTTTGGGAACGTCTGCAATTACTGCTAAACCGCCGTTCATGTCTCCGTAGAGGGTGCAATAACCAACGGCCATTTCGGATTTGTTACCGGTGGAGAGTAGGAGATAACCAAATTTATTAGCGATCGCCATTAATAAATTCCCGCGAATTCGGGATTGCAGATTTTCTTCGGCTATGCCAAATTCTGTACCTGCAAACATGTCGGCGAGGGAGCGATCAAAGGATTGCATTAAGTTACCAATGGGTAAAATATTCGCTTTAATTCCCAAATTTTCACTCAATGCTAAAGCATCGCTGATAGAATGTTCGGAACTGTAAGGAGAGGGCATTAAAACTCCGAGGACGTTTTCTTTGCCCAGTGCAGCTACAGCGATCGCTGCTACTAATGAAGAGTCAATTCCCCCACTCAAACCCAATACTACTTTAGAAAAGCGACACTTGCGCGCATAATCTCGCACACCTAAAACCAACGCCTGCAAAATTTCTGCATCTTCGGAAAAAGGTAGAGGCGAGATGCTACCTGATGCAAAATCTCGCTGGGATTCGACAAATTCAACTACTACTAAATCTGCCGCAAAACCACGAGTACGGCTGACAATTTTTCCTTGACGATTCAGCGCAAAACTGCCACCATCAAAGATTAAATCATCGTTTCCTCCCGCTTGGTTAACATAAATAATTGGTTGCTGAAACCGCACTGCACTGTGTTTGAGCATGGCTTCTCGGGAATTTTGTTTACCGACACTGTATGGTGAAGCCGATAAATTAACAATTAAATCCACACCAAGAATTGCCAAGTCTGCAATTGGGTTGACTGCATAACTGCGTTTTCCCCAAAATTCTTCATCATTCCATAAATCTTCGCAAATAGTGACGCCAATATGCAGATTATCTAAGGTGAAATAGTTAGCTTGTAGCCCTGGTTCAAAATAGCGCCGTTCGTCAAAAACATCGTAGGTGGGTAATAGTCGTTTATGAAAAACTTGCTTGATTTGCCCTTTTTCTACCAAAGCCATACTATTAAATAACGGTTTACCACCTGTGACCTGCGCTTTTAAATTCTGTGTCACAGTTCCTACCAAAACCGCTAAATTTGGCGGTAATTCTCTAGCTAATTTTTGCAGGGTATCATCAATGGCGACAACAAAACTAGGATTTAATAATAAATCTCTTGGTGGATAACCACACAAAGAAAGTTCTGGTGTTAACAACAAGCGAACACCTGCTGCATAAGCTTTTTTAGCAGCTTCTAGGATTTTTTGGCTATTACCTACTAAGTCACCAATGGTGGGATTAAGTTGAGCAATGCCGATGGCAAACTTTGTTGACGCTATCTTCATGTCGGATGTTATTTTTGTGTTTGAGCTAGGGAACAAAAAGTGTAATAACTACTAGCAAATGTCTATGAATTGGAGATATGACCGAGGTCTAATTAGTAATGGAGCATATTTATGATTTAACACAGCCTCTGGTAATCTGTCGTTAGTACATCTACATACATCATTGCCTCTGCTATTAAGACATTAGCTGTTAAATAAATACTAGAGGCTTATCTTTAAATTGAGCAAATGCCTCTGCATCAAATTTATATAGACTAGCTGGACGACCTGCACCTCTAGATACTTTAATGCTGGTGTCTAATAAAAAACCCAGTTTTAATAGACGCGCTCGAAAGTTAGAATAATCGGAGAAATTCTCTCCTAAAACTGTGGTGTATAACTGATATAAATCGTTTAAGGTAAATGTTTCTGGCAAAACTTCAAAAGCCACAGGACTATACTCTAATTTATTTCGCAATCGCCTATGTCCATAAGCTAAAATTTCTTGGTGATCAAAAGCCAATTGGGGTACTTCTTTGATGGGATACCAAGCTATACCCGTGACGCCATCAGTAATTAATTCTGCTTCTTCAAATCTGACAAGAGCAAAATAACTGACAGATAAATAGCGCACGCCATAACTTGCGGTTGCTTCCCTAGGGTCACGTTTAGGGCCGCCAAAGGTATACAGTTGCTCTAAATAAAGGTTTTTGACGCGAATTTTCTCCGCCATAATCCGATAGGCGGCGTCTTCTAAAGACTCTCCTTGACGGACTAGGGTACCGGGAAGACTCAAGTAATTCAAATATGGTTCTTGCTGTCGCATCACCAAAAGAACTAGCAGTCGATTTTGAGCTGTATCTACAGAAAAAATTACATTATCAACCCCTACCTTAAAATCGGCCAAAGGTTGTTGATCTAGCGGAGTTGGAGTCTTTTTGTGGTATCGTCCTGGCATTTGTACAAATGCTGTTGATGAATATAGGCAACAATTGGGGGGGTGAGAGCTTCTAAATTTCCATGTTCACGATATGCGGTGGAAGAAATATCCAGACCAATTAAGGTAGCGATCGCTATTTTTCCTCCTAGGTGTTGCACTTTTGCCAAGCTAAATTCATCTATCTCATATCCCGGTCGCGGTACTACTAATAATTGCACCTGTCTTAACAAATCTTCAATTTGATACCAACGCGGTAACTGACTCAATAAATCGGAACCAATTACTAAGGTATACTCAATATTTTCGCCCCAGCGCAGTTGAGCTTTTTCGATTGTTTCTAATGTTCTGAAGCTGCTCAAATCTTGCTCGACAGCGATGTTATTGCGCGGTGTTTTGATATCCGCAATTAACAAACGCAACATCGCCGCCCGATGTTCTAGAGGTGCTTGATGAGATTTAAAAGGGTTATCTGCTGCCCAAACTGCTACCCAATCATAGCGCTCAGATAACCAATTTAAAATCTTTTGATGTCCGGCGGTTGGTGGATCGGCACTAGTACCAAATAAAGCTATTCTCATACTAATTCGTAATTAATAAATACTGCAAAAGCTGAGAGGTGTCTGATTTTTACTGTACCTGTGTCGGTTGTTTCTGAGTTTGCTCAACTAAATTTTGCAGAGAATTAGAAATTTTTACCTGCACAGATACAGGATGATCTAAGCGTCGAGTTTCTGGAGGTAAACTAGCAACTTCAGCGGCGGTGCGACGGCGAATTGTTGACAAGGTTTCTGGTGGTTGCAGTCGTTTACCTTGCTGCATGACTAATTCTAATAAAGGTGTTTCTAAAGCGGGAGTTTCTGTCATTAAACCCAGGCGATCAACCTTTAATTTATCTCCTACAAACGAGCGGAAAATCTGTTTACGTCCGGGATAAGTTGTCTTTCCACTTGATTCTTTCATGACTGGGATACCGTCAATTTCTACGAGTTTATAAACTCCATTTACCGGCTTACCTGTAACTAATCGCGTCCCTAAACCATAGCCGTCAATCTCGGCGCCGGCGGCTTTGAGTCTAGTAATTTCCCACTCATCTAAGTCACCACTAGCGAAAATTGGCACTCCTGGAAGTAGCGATCGCACTTGTTGGGACAAAGTTACTAAATCTCCAGAGTCTAACCTCACCCCTGTCAATTTCATTTCTCCGGAATTTACTTTTTGGGCTAACTGCTCGGCAGCCGCGACTGTATCATAAGTATCAATCAACAAGGGCGCACCCGGAAAATATCGATGAAACGCCGTAAAAGCTTGTTCTTCACTGCCTTCTAATGCTGACAGTGCCATTACCAAGGCGTGAGCCATCGTACCACTTGGCGTTTCTCCCAGTTGTAGCGCTGCTAACACATTCGAGGTGGCGTCTAATCCCCCCGCTAAAGCCGCCCGCGCCGCCCACAATGAACCTTGGGGGCTAAATGCTCTCCTGGTGCCAAATTCTAGGAGTG is a genomic window of Fortiea contorta PCC 7126 containing:
- a CDS encoding class I SAM-dependent methyltransferase, translated to MCHKSKPNFLSLIVILLVILGCLTSTAQAATVYEQRLIHSPDGIGKFYMGREIAQVMGHTGAGWLERPSREAEEQPSKIISVLNLKPDDVVADIGAGTGYLSFPMAQLLTKGKVLAVDIQPEMLEIMEFFKQEKQITNIETVLASPTHPNLPDASIDLALMVDAYHELEYPQEVMQGIVKALKPGGRVVLVEYRGENPFIMIKRLHKMNQKQVRREMQAVGLVWRETKNLLPQQHLMVFVKKKG
- a CDS encoding NAD+ synthase, yielding MKIASTKFAIGIAQLNPTIGDLVGNSQKILEAAKKAYAAGVRLLLTPELSLCGYPPRDLLLNPSFVVAIDDTLQKLARELPPNLAVLVGTVTQNLKAQVTGGKPLFNSMALVEKGQIKQVFHKRLLPTYDVFDERRYFEPGLQANYFTLDNLHIGVTICEDLWNDEEFWGKRSYAVNPIADLAILGVDLIVNLSASPYSVGKQNSREAMLKHSAVRFQQPIIYVNQAGGNDDLIFDGGSFALNRQGKIVSRTRGFAADLVVVEFVESQRDFASGSISPLPFSEDAEILQALVLGVRDYARKCRFSKVVLGLSGGIDSSLVAAIAVAALGKENVLGVLMPSPYSSEHSISDALALSENLGIKANILPIGNLMQSFDRSLADMFAGTEFGIAEENLQSRIRGNLLMAIANKFGYLLLSTGNKSEMAVGYCTLYGDMNGGLAVIADVPKTRVYSLCHYLNSDRSIIPQNVLTKPPSAELKPGQVDQDSLPPYEILDDILQRLIHDYQSAAQIIAAGHDPMIVDRVIQMVARAEFKRRQAPPGLKITDRAFGTGWRMPIASNWFAVKNAHQTQPIASLVGGDGQDTHNS
- a CDS encoding NUDIX hydrolase; protein product: MPGRYHKKTPTPLDQQPLADFKVGVDNVIFSVDTAQNRLLVLLVMRQQEPYLNYLSLPGTLVRQGESLEDAAYRIMAEKIRVKNLYLEQLYTFGGPKRDPREATASYGVRYLSVSYFALVRFEEAELITDGVTGIAWYPIKEVPQLAFDHQEILAYGHRRLRNKLEYSPVAFEVLPETFTLNDLYQLYTTVLGENFSDYSNFRARLLKLGFLLDTSIKVSRGAGRPASLYKFDAEAFAQFKDKPLVFI
- a CDS encoding nicotinate-nucleotide adenylyltransferase: MRIALFGTSADPPTAGHQKILNWLSERYDWVAVWAADNPFKSHQAPLEHRAAMLRLLIADIKTPRNNIAVEQDLSSFRTLETIEKAQLRWGENIEYTLVIGSDLLSQLPRWYQIEDLLRQVQLLVVPRPGYEIDEFSLAKVQHLGGKIAIATLIGLDISSTAYREHGNLEALTPPIVAYIHQQHLYKCQDDTTKRLQLR
- a CDS encoding nicotinate phosphoribosyltransferase, whose protein sequence is MRLAVEDYSLLTDLYQLTMAACYAGEGIEQKRASFELFSRRLPTDFGYLIAMGLAQALEYLEKFRFSAKQIEALQETGIFTNVSDRFWSILAQGGFTGDVWAVPEGTAVFANQPLLRIEAPLWQAQLVETYLLNTLNYQTLIATKAARLRDVAGQEATLLEFGTRRAFSPQGSLWAARAALAGGLDATSNVLAALQLGETPSGTMAHALVMALSALEGSEEQAFTAFHRYFPGAPLLIDTYDTVAAAEQLAQKVNSGEMKLTGVRLDSGDLVTLSQQVRSLLPGVPIFASGDLDEWEITRLKAAGAEIDGYGLGTRLVTGKPVNGVYKLVEIDGIPVMKESSGKTTYPGRKQIFRSFVGDKLKVDRLGLMTETPALETPLLELVMQQGKRLQPPETLSTIRRRTAAEVASLPPETRRLDHPVSVQVKISNSLQNLVEQTQKQPTQVQ